Proteins from one Bradyrhizobium sp. CB82 genomic window:
- a CDS encoding glycosyltransferase family 87 protein, translated as MFSTDKLPKPYAPRRLSLRAPLDLLFLFCCFILTVDVLGPEIFGHGKTKDYALWYWAGQQVLHGGPLYPSDIHQQFDFIYPPLPAILLALPSWFGKIALYTVLSILNVAAWWYTGILSNAMTGSGRKPGPWLEALPAFVTVTFVFDMFDLGQPNLVLLAMMLWGFWCLQHQRSWLGGFMFALATAIKVFPIAVLPYLIWRQKWAAIVSTIAFTGILLYVAPAPIRGFERNAAELAMWYQGMVGSSSEKGFGQRNEQNWSWVNQSIIAMTHRLVRPVNWNQDEPSKPPRTMNLINVDYKTANWIVLAVSAALGLGFLAVMPPQRLSTPRSDAEELGILFCLMTVASPLARQYYFMWLFFPMTVLMHRAAFDERPRAPLAVAGLLMLLSLPLFPLVLQAWGNNLAATIVLAAALVWHIRHPPEGFGADALQPAAASLVR; from the coding sequence GTGTTTTCGACCGACAAGTTACCCAAACCTTATGCGCCGAGGCGTCTGTCGCTGCGTGCGCCGCTCGACCTGCTCTTCCTGTTCTGCTGCTTCATCCTGACCGTCGACGTCCTCGGTCCGGAAATCTTCGGCCATGGCAAGACCAAGGACTATGCGCTGTGGTATTGGGCCGGGCAGCAGGTGCTGCACGGTGGACCGCTCTATCCCAGCGACATCCATCAGCAGTTTGACTTCATCTATCCGCCCCTGCCGGCGATCCTGCTGGCGCTCCCGAGTTGGTTCGGCAAGATCGCGCTCTACACCGTCCTGTCGATCCTGAATGTAGCGGCATGGTGGTACACGGGGATACTCTCCAATGCCATGACGGGATCGGGCCGCAAGCCCGGTCCCTGGCTCGAAGCGCTGCCGGCCTTCGTCACCGTGACTTTCGTGTTCGACATGTTCGACCTCGGCCAGCCGAACCTCGTCCTGCTGGCGATGATGCTGTGGGGCTTCTGGTGCTTGCAGCATCAGCGGTCCTGGCTCGGGGGCTTCATGTTCGCGCTCGCCACCGCTATCAAGGTGTTTCCAATTGCGGTGCTGCCCTATCTGATCTGGCGGCAGAAGTGGGCGGCCATCGTCAGCACGATCGCCTTCACCGGCATCCTTCTTTATGTCGCGCCGGCGCCGATCCGCGGCTTCGAGCGCAACGCGGCCGAACTTGCGATGTGGTATCAGGGCATGGTCGGGTCGAGCTCGGAAAAGGGCTTTGGCCAGCGCAACGAGCAGAACTGGTCGTGGGTCAATCAGTCTATCATCGCCATGACCCATCGTCTGGTGCGGCCGGTCAACTGGAATCAGGATGAGCCCAGCAAGCCGCCGCGCACGATGAATCTGATCAACGTCGACTACAAGACCGCGAACTGGATCGTGCTCGCGGTATCGGCGGCGCTCGGGCTTGGTTTCCTCGCGGTGATGCCGCCACAGCGGTTGAGCACGCCACGCTCGGATGCCGAGGAGCTCGGCATCCTGTTCTGCCTGATGACGGTGGCCTCACCCTTGGCGCGGCAATACTACTTCATGTGGCTGTTCTTCCCGATGACGGTACTCATGCATCGCGCCGCCTTCGACGAGCGCCCGCGCGCGCCCCTGGCCGTTGCGGGCCTTCTCATGTTGCTGTCGCTGCCGCTGTTTCCCCTGGTCTTGCAGGCCTGGGGCAACAATCTCGCGGCCACCATTGTTCTCGCCGCTGCGCTGGTCTGGCACATCAGGCATCCGCCAGAAGGGTTCGGCGCCGATGCATTGCAGCCCGCCGCTGCTTCGTTGGTGCGGTGA
- a CDS encoding prolyl oligopeptidase family serine peptidase: MKSHGGPTTATDSALNLSAQFCTSRGFGVLDVNYRGSTGYGRKYRERLYGQWGVIDVVDCVSGAKFLAARGDVDDGKLAVRGGSAGGYTTLCGLTFHTEFAAGASYYGISDLVALATETHKFELHYTDWLIEPFMPDSALYHDRSPINFADRLSAPVIFLHGKDDPVVPINQAQSMYSALQRRNVPTCLLIFQDEKHGFRQSAHLRQALEAELLFYSMNLTRAPLTS; this comes from the coding sequence GTGAAAAGCCACGGCGGGCCAACCACCGCGACCGATTCGGCGCTCAATCTTTCGGCGCAATTCTGCACCAGTCGGGGATTCGGTGTTCTTGACGTGAATTATCGCGGAAGCACCGGGTATGGAAGGAAATACCGGGAGAGGCTTTACGGCCAGTGGGGTGTCATTGACGTCGTGGATTGCGTTTCGGGCGCGAAATTCCTTGCCGCTCGTGGCGATGTCGACGACGGAAAGCTAGCGGTCAGGGGCGGCAGCGCTGGCGGCTATACGACATTGTGCGGGCTCACCTTTCATACCGAGTTTGCCGCCGGTGCGAGCTACTACGGAATCAGTGATCTGGTTGCACTCGCCACCGAGACGCACAAGTTCGAGTTACACTACACCGACTGGCTCATTGAGCCATTTATGCCCGACAGCGCGCTTTACCACGACCGTTCGCCGATCAATTTCGCCGACAGGCTCTCCGCCCCAGTGATCTTTCTTCACGGTAAGGATGATCCTGTTGTGCCGATCAATCAGGCCCAAAGCATGTACTCTGCGCTTCAACGCCGAAACGTCCCGACTTGTCTGCTTATATTCCAGGACGAGAAGCACGGATTTCGTCAGTCCGCACATCTTCGCCAGGCGCTTGAAGCGGAGCTCCTGTTCTATTCCATGAACTTGACACGGGCCCCACTTACATCGTGA
- a CDS encoding ECF-type sigma factor produces MVSLHRVCQSFVTLADPGQRRKIAERYAAGETMAELAADCEVGEATIWRGFSRPARL; encoded by the coding sequence ATGGTCAGCCTGCACAGAGTATGCCAATCTTTTGTGACACTCGCGGACCCCGGCCAACGCCGTAAAATCGCCGAGCGCTATGCGGCTGGCGAGACCATGGCTGAGTTAGCGGCCGACTGTGAGGTCGGTGAAGCGACGATCTGGCGCGGCTTCAGCCGGCCGGCTAGACTTTAA
- a CDS encoding ABC transporter ATP-binding protein produces the protein MLEIIGLRKKFGGVVALAGVDVTIKSDVILGVIGPNGSGKTTLFNSICGVYRPDGGTVRWEGTDITGRPAFAIGRLGIGRTFQQAMSFPALSARENVQIAIEHGSRRRHNGIRPWTSPDELLDFVGLGAFAEDSANSMPFGNLRRLGIAVALGSYPSQLLLDEPAAGLNEGESVELIQLIRRAHQLGVGVCVIDHHVGMMSELCNHLVVLHFGTKIADGPTDAVLNDPKVIEVYLGGRQ, from the coding sequence GTGCTCGAGATCATCGGCCTCCGAAAGAAATTTGGCGGCGTCGTCGCGCTCGCCGGCGTCGATGTGACAATCAAGTCCGACGTGATACTCGGCGTCATCGGACCCAACGGCTCCGGCAAGACGACACTGTTTAACTCAATATGCGGCGTCTATCGTCCTGACGGCGGGACCGTGCGCTGGGAAGGAACCGACATTACCGGCAGGCCGGCTTTCGCAATTGGCCGCCTAGGCATCGGGCGCACCTTCCAGCAGGCGATGTCCTTCCCGGCTCTGTCGGCCCGCGAGAACGTGCAGATTGCGATCGAGCACGGGTCGAGGCGGCGGCATAATGGGATACGACCATGGACTTCGCCGGACGAACTGCTTGACTTCGTCGGCCTAGGAGCGTTCGCCGAGGACAGCGCGAATTCCATGCCGTTCGGCAATTTGCGTCGGCTCGGCATCGCCGTCGCCCTCGGGTCGTACCCATCGCAATTGCTGCTGGACGAGCCGGCCGCAGGGCTCAATGAAGGCGAGAGTGTTGAACTCATTCAACTCATTCGCCGCGCGCACCAGCTGGGCGTCGGCGTCTGCGTGATCGATCACCACGTAGGCATGATGTCCGAGCTTTGCAACCATCTGGTTGTGCTGCATTTCGGGACCAAGATTGCCGACGGTCCGACTGATGCGGTCCTAAACGATCCAAAGGTGATCGAGGTCTACCTAGGGGGACGACAATGA
- a CDS encoding IS630 family transposase (programmed frameshift), with product MTRPYSEDIRERALARADAGETVRSIAEALQISPSCVTKWKNLRRDTGSLAPGKIGGHKKRVLSDANADWLRKRIRSGPFTLRKLTQELAARGIKTDVRAVWTFVHTEGLSFKKTIHPTEQNRPDVARKRTRWKAHQGRIDASRLVFIDETWIKTNMAPLRGWGPCGQRLQAYAPFGHWKTMTFIAALRHDRISAPWVIDCPINGELFTLYVEKVLAPTLTRGEVVILDNLGSHKGKSARDAIRAKGAHLLFLPPYSPELNPIEQVFAKLKHLVRTAEPRDVEATWRKVGELLDLFSAEECANYLKNSGYVSV from the exons ATGACGCGACCGTACTCGGAAGACATTCGCGAACGGGCCTTGGCACGGGCTGACGCGGGCGAGACAGTTCGTTCGATCGCAGAGGCGCTCCAAATCAGTCCCTCCTGTGTGACGAAGTGGAAGAACCTGAGGCGGGACACCGGAAGCCTGGCCCCCGGCAAGATCGGCGGCCACAAGAAGCGAGTTCTGTCGGACGCCAACGCCGACTGGCTGCGCAAGCGTATTCGCTCGGGGCCATTCACCTTACGCAAGTTGACGCAGGAACTGGCCGCACGCGGGATCAAGACAGACGTGCGGGCGGTGTGGACTTTTGTTCACACCGAAGGGTTAAGCTTC AAAAAAACAATTCATCCCACCGAACAAAACCGTCCCGACGTCGCCCGTAAACGGACCCGCTGGAAGGCGCATCAAGGCAGGATCGATGCTTCGCGCCTGGTCTTTATCGACGAGACCTGGATTAAGACCAATATGGCGCCGCTGCGCGGCTGGGGACCCTGTGGGCAGCGCCTGCAAGCATATGCACCTTTTGGTCATTGGAAGACCATGACCTTCATCGCGGCGCTGCGTCACGACCGCATCAGCGCGCCTTGGGTCATTGACTGTCCCATCAATGGCGAGCTGTTCACGCTCTATGTCGAAAAGGTGCTGGCGCCCACCCTGACAAGGGGCGAAGTCGTCATCCTCGACAATCTCGGTAGTCACAAGGGCAAGTCGGCCCGCGACGCCATACGCGCCAAGGGAGCGCATCTGCTCTTCCTGCCGCCCTACAGTCCAGAGCTTAATCCGATCGAGCAAGTCTTTGCCAAACTCAAACACCTGGTCCGAACTGCCGAGCCTCGTGACGTCGAGGCAACCTGGCGAAAAGTCGGCGAACTCCTCGACCTCTTCTCTGCCGAAGAGTGCGCCAACTATCTCAAAAACTCAGGCTACGTTTCCGTATAA
- a CDS encoding ABC transporter ATP-binding protein — MSLLRVEDLWTAYGPIVVNRSVSLTVGEAEIVTIIGSNGAGKSTLLKTIAGLKRPKSGSIRLGEKDVTGLYADKMARIGVVLVPEGRRIFPDITVRDNLRLGGYARYDPAGVEEDIAVMESIFPVLLEKREAKGSDLSGGQQQMLAIARGLMAKPRVLLLDEPSLGLAPIVVNEVSTIIKSVRDRFGAAVLLVEQNASLALAVADRGYIMQTGRIVAEGLIEQLRDLDLVRETYLGDRHGRRDRQGKPQAAR; from the coding sequence ATGAGCCTCCTCCGCGTGGAAGACCTGTGGACCGCTTATGGACCCATCGTGGTCAACCGCAGTGTATCGCTGACAGTGGGTGAGGCGGAGATCGTGACGATCATCGGCTCTAACGGCGCAGGCAAGTCAACGCTGCTCAAAACAATAGCGGGGCTGAAACGTCCGAAGAGCGGTTCCATTCGCCTTGGGGAGAAGGACGTCACCGGGCTATACGCCGATAAGATGGCCCGGATCGGCGTCGTTCTCGTGCCCGAGGGCCGCCGTATCTTCCCTGACATCACCGTCCGCGACAACCTGCGTCTCGGCGGGTACGCCCGCTACGACCCGGCGGGCGTTGAAGAAGACATCGCGGTCATGGAATCTATCTTTCCTGTGCTGTTGGAGAAGCGGGAAGCGAAGGGGTCCGACCTCAGTGGTGGCCAGCAGCAGATGCTGGCCATCGCGCGAGGTCTCATGGCCAAGCCGCGCGTTCTGCTTCTTGACGAACCGTCGCTTGGATTGGCGCCAATCGTCGTGAATGAGGTCAGTACGATCATCAAGTCCGTACGCGACAGGTTCGGCGCAGCGGTGCTACTTGTCGAGCAGAACGCAAGTCTGGCGTTGGCGGTCGCCGATCGCGGCTACATCATGCAGACGGGGCGCATCGTCGCCGAAGGCCTCATCGAGCAGCTGAGGGATTTGGACTTGGTCCGGGAAACCTATCTCGGCGATCGCCACGGCCGACGGGACCGACAGGGCAAGCCACAAGCGGCGCGATGA
- a CDS encoding site-specific integrase gives MAEISPLRRRMIEDMTVRNLSPATQQSYLNAVAKLSRYFGRSPDRLDLEDIRAFQIHLVATGMSWPALNQIVCALRFFYGVTLGHDAVPERIAYARKPRKLPVVLSADEVVRFLEAIPSLKSRTALTTVYAAGLCVSEVVLLKVVDIDSQRMLIRVEHGKGGKDRYVMLSPQLLRILRTYWRLTRPKRWLFPGRDDERPLVPNVLHAACRSACAAAGLSKSVTVHTLRHTFATHLLENGADVRIIQVLLGHASLASTARYTQVATKTISNTPSPLDRLRLEVVPPG, from the coding sequence ATGGCTGAGATCAGCCCACTTCGCCGCCGCATGATCGAGGACATGACGGTCCGCAATCTGTCACCGGCGACGCAGCAATCCTACCTCAACGCCGTAGCGAAGTTGAGCCGATATTTCGGTCGTTCTCCGGACCGCCTTGACCTGGAGGATATCCGTGCCTTCCAGATTCATCTGGTTGCGACAGGGATGTCCTGGCCGGCGCTGAACCAGATCGTCTGCGCGCTGCGGTTCTTCTACGGTGTGACGCTTGGTCATGACGCCGTTCCGGAGCGCATCGCCTATGCGCGTAAACCACGCAAACTGCCGGTCGTGCTAAGCGCCGACGAGGTCGTTCGCTTCCTGGAAGCAATCCCGAGCCTCAAGAGCCGTACCGCGTTGACCACCGTCTATGCCGCAGGCTTGTGCGTATCGGAAGTGGTCCTCTTGAAGGTTGTCGACATTGATAGCCAACGGATGTTGATCCGGGTCGAGCACGGCAAGGGCGGCAAGGACCGTTACGTTATGCTCTCGCCGCAGCTTTTGAGGATTCTGCGGACGTATTGGCGGCTCACTCGGCCAAAACGATGGCTGTTTCCCGGCCGCGACGACGAGCGTCCGCTCGTCCCCAACGTGCTGCACGCCGCCTGCCGTTCAGCCTGTGCTGCGGCCGGCTTGAGCAAGTCGGTGACAGTGCATACGCTGCGGCACACATTCGCGACCCATCTCCTGGAGAACGGGGCCGACGTGCGCATCATCCAGGTGCTGCTCGGCCATGCCAGTCTGGCCAGCACGGCGCGCTATACCCAAGTCGCCACAAAGACCATCAGCAATACGCCAAGTCCACTTGACCGGCTCCGCCTGGAGGTCGTGCCGCCCGGCTGA
- a CDS encoding recombinase family protein, producing MSNIASTIAIAVEQQGSATQEIARSVQTVAQGAEEAASSVSQVNRGATETGVAFRRQGAFCPLASNKCKFVAYYRVSTDRRGKSGLGLEAQRKAVENYLNGGPDRRRIQGRRVGQILRQPAGSGSCLHGLPSHRATLIIAKLDRLSRDAHFLLWLQKVKVDFICCDDPHMTPLTLGIRAVVAQHERELISTRTKDALAAARRKVKKLGGRRYKLERDAKGEVVKDGKGKPIYSRVLAKGSAKARAADTRALQERAAMRAADIAPAIKILQEAGATTLRAIADGLNARGIPTARGPGDWSPTQVRRALERLQ from the coding sequence ATGTCCAACATCGCCTCGACCATCGCGATCGCAGTCGAGCAGCAGGGATCTGCGACCCAGGAAATTGCGCGTAGTGTTCAGACCGTTGCTCAGGGCGCCGAGGAGGCGGCCTCCAGCGTCAGTCAAGTTAATCGTGGAGCGACGGAAACTGGTGTCGCCTTTCGGCGGCAAGGGGCATTCTGCCCGCTGGCATCGAACAAATGTAAATTCGTCGCCTACTACCGCGTATCAACCGATCGCCGAGGCAAGAGCGGCTTGGGCCTCGAAGCGCAGCGCAAGGCTGTCGAGAACTACCTCAACGGCGGCCCAGATCGTCGGCGAATTCAAGGACGTCGAGTCGGGCAAATACTCCGACAACCGGCCGGGTCTGGAAGCTGCCTTCACGGCCTGCCGTCTCATCGGGCAACGCTCATCATTGCCAAGCTGGATCGCTTGTCGCGTGATGCCCATTTCCTGCTATGGCTGCAGAAGGTCAAGGTGGACTTCATTTGCTGCGACGACCCGCACATGACACCGCTAACGCTCGGCATCCGTGCCGTCGTGGCGCAGCACGAGAGAGAACTGATCTCGACGCGCACCAAGGACGCGCTGGCTGCGGCGCGGCGCAAAGTCAAGAAGCTTGGCGGCCGCCGCTACAAGCTTGAACGTGATGCCAAGGGCGAGGTCGTCAAGGACGGTAAGGGTAAGCCGATCTACAGCCGCGTGCTGGCTAAGGGCTCAGCCAAGGCTCGCGCCGCTGATACACGGGCGCTGCAGGAACGTGCAGCGATGCGGGCTGCCGATATCGCACCGGCGATCAAGATCCTGCAGGAGGCTGGCGCAACGACACTGCGAGCCATTGCCGATGGATTGAACGCACGCGGCATCCCCACGGCGCGTGGACCAGGCGATTGGTCGCCGACGCAAGTGAGGCGCGCGCTCGAACGCCTACAATAA
- a CDS encoding FadR/GntR family transcriptional regulator, with translation MVKTVGRAPSLPSQVARLISDEILAGRFKPGDRLPTERELAETFGVSRNVVREAIAKLRFEGAVEPRQGSGVFVLGNKAHLALRIDTEIWRDTRLFSNLLELRSILEVEAAGLAAARRTRSQLAEIKKALQELRPQALGYSVDADLEFHRAIARASDNAYVATFVNFISEHVRTSIAKANERIDGPTRARTNEQEHAAIYEAIKDKDVVRARKCMRQHIANAMERLGLVEGRR, from the coding sequence TTGGTTAAGACTGTGGGCCGGGCCCCGAGTCTCCCTTCGCAGGTCGCCCGCCTGATATCCGACGAAATTCTGGCCGGTCGGTTCAAACCAGGCGATCGTCTACCGACGGAACGCGAACTCGCGGAGACGTTCGGCGTCAGCCGCAATGTGGTTCGCGAGGCAATCGCCAAATTGCGATTCGAAGGGGCGGTGGAGCCCCGCCAAGGGTCCGGCGTCTTTGTGCTGGGCAACAAGGCGCACTTGGCGCTGCGCATCGACACCGAGATTTGGCGTGACACGAGACTGTTCTCGAATCTCCTCGAATTGCGGTCCATCCTGGAGGTCGAGGCTGCGGGGCTGGCCGCGGCCCGCCGCACTCGGAGCCAGCTTGCCGAAATAAAAAAGGCGCTGCAGGAGCTGCGTCCCCAGGCTCTAGGGTACTCAGTCGACGCAGATCTTGAGTTCCACAGGGCGATCGCTCGCGCGAGTGACAATGCGTATGTCGCTACTTTCGTCAATTTCATTTCCGAGCACGTCCGCACAAGCATCGCCAAGGCCAATGAACGCATCGACGGCCCTACGCGCGCCCGCACCAACGAGCAGGAGCATGCCGCCATCTACGAAGCAATAAAGGACAAGGACGTCGTACGCGCGCGAAAGTGCATGAGGCAGCACATCGCGAACGCCATGGAGCGCTTGGGCCTGGTTGAAGGTCGCCGTTAA